A window of the Microbacterium sp. AZCO genome harbors these coding sequences:
- a CDS encoding pyridoxamine 5'-phosphate oxidase family protein: MDEIPNPVVVLSREECWEYLSMQRLGRIVTSVARVIDIFPVNYVVDGESVLMRTAPGSKLFELTVNDEVVFEADDHDDSHAWSVILHGRAQVLDTFAEVERADGLGLESWIPTLKYTYVRIVPTSLSGRRFTRGPEPDRYGIQQY; this comes from the coding sequence ATGGATGAGATCCCCAACCCCGTGGTGGTCCTCTCGCGGGAGGAGTGCTGGGAGTACCTGTCCATGCAGAGACTCGGACGGATCGTCACGAGCGTCGCCCGCGTGATCGACATCTTCCCGGTGAACTACGTCGTCGACGGCGAGAGCGTGCTGATGCGGACCGCCCCGGGCAGCAAGCTCTTCGAGCTGACCGTCAATGACGAGGTCGTGTTCGAGGCGGACGATCACGACGACTCACATGCCTGGAGCGTCATCCTGCACGGGAGAGCACAGGTGCTCGACACGTTCGCGGAGGTCGAGCGGGCGGACGGCCTCGGCCTGGAGTCCTGGATCCCGACGTTGAAGTACACCTACGTGCGGATCGTCCCGACGAGTCTGAGCGGGCGCAGGTTCACGCGCGGACCGGAACCGGACAGGTACGGCATCCAGCAGTACTGA
- a CDS encoding flavodoxin domain-containing protein: MSQDRTSSPAHSGSIHHPARVAVVYESMFGNTRRVAEAIAEGVSETATVEVSAVQRVQPWPLEPDVIIVGAPTHVHGLSRDSTRAEAVRWSEDPARHLALDASAKGTGVREWLLDGALPASMFAAFDTRADMPRIFTGSAAAAIDRQLRAHGLTRLAHPESFVVDKDNELEGGEVDRAREWGRQLGEMLAPLRAESEV; this comes from the coding sequence ATGAGTCAAGATCGGACATCATCGCCCGCGCACAGCGGCTCGATCCACCACCCGGCTCGTGTCGCGGTGGTGTACGAATCGATGTTCGGCAACACACGCCGCGTCGCCGAGGCCATCGCGGAGGGAGTCTCGGAGACGGCGACCGTGGAGGTCTCCGCCGTGCAGCGGGTCCAGCCGTGGCCGCTCGAGCCCGATGTCATCATCGTGGGGGCGCCGACGCACGTTCACGGACTGAGTCGAGACTCCACGCGAGCAGAGGCCGTCAGGTGGTCGGAGGACCCGGCCCGTCACCTCGCGCTCGACGCGTCCGCCAAGGGAACCGGGGTTCGCGAGTGGCTGCTCGACGGTGCGCTGCCCGCGAGCATGTTCGCAGCCTTCGACACTCGCGCCGATATGCCGCGCATCTTCACCGGATCCGCCGCTGCGGCGATCGATCGTCAGCTGCGCGCGCACGGTCTGACGCGGCTGGCTCACCCGGAGAGCTTCGTGGTCGACAAGGACAATGAGCTCGAGGGGGGAGAGGTCGATCGCGCTCGCGAGTGGGGTCGACAGCTGGGAGAGATGCTGGCTCCGCTGCGCGCCGAGTCGGAAGTCTGA
- a CDS encoding universal stress protein, which yields MERIVLGYDGSPAAVAALRWTADRRGRSRAKVDVVNVISPMTRDRSLGIEQLADAETYLRERAPGMPVELHRLEGAMPDTLGDFSHGVDLIVVGIDPAHMIRATFPGLVPLELAMESNVPVCLVPAGWVEADDPVTVGIADDESSDSAVAFAVREARLTSASLRLVHAWLMPTPARYGATALALSVDHELALHRVVLDEAMGSLIEAHPSLSVEGELVRESRAAALLKFAATSSMLVIGTHHHGPLTGALLGSVAQDVLWRATCPVCVVPNGARQS from the coding sequence ATGGAGCGCATCGTGCTCGGCTATGACGGGAGCCCGGCCGCGGTTGCAGCCCTGAGGTGGACGGCAGATCGACGAGGCCGCTCTCGAGCGAAAGTCGATGTCGTCAACGTCATCTCGCCGATGACGCGCGATCGGTCGCTCGGCATCGAGCAGCTCGCCGATGCGGAGACGTACCTCCGTGAGCGGGCGCCGGGGATGCCTGTGGAGCTTCACCGTCTGGAGGGGGCGATGCCCGACACGCTCGGCGACTTCTCACACGGGGTCGACCTCATCGTGGTGGGCATCGACCCTGCACACATGATCCGGGCGACCTTCCCCGGACTGGTCCCACTGGAGCTGGCGATGGAATCGAACGTGCCCGTGTGCCTGGTGCCGGCCGGGTGGGTGGAGGCGGACGACCCGGTCACCGTCGGCATCGCGGACGACGAGTCGTCCGACTCGGCCGTCGCATTCGCGGTCCGTGAGGCCCGCCTGACGTCGGCGAGCCTGCGGCTGGTGCACGCCTGGTTGATGCCGACGCCCGCTCGCTACGGAGCGACGGCTCTGGCCCTCTCCGTGGATCACGAGCTGGCACTCCATCGCGTCGTCTTGGACGAGGCGATGGGGAGTCTCATCGAGGCGCATCCGTCGCTCTCTGTTGAGGGGGAGCTCGTCAGGGAGAGCCGCGCGGCAGCCCTCCTGAAGTTCGCCGCGACATCGTCGATGCTGGTGATCGGCACCCACCATCACGGTCCGCTGACGGGTGCCCTCCTCGGATCCGTCGCGCAGGATGTGCTCTGGCGCGCCACCTGCCCGGTCTGCGTCGTGCCCAATGGCGCCCGTCAGAGCTAG
- a CDS encoding response regulator transcription factor: protein MIRVFLVDDHEIVRRGLGNLIDAQADMEVIGEAATARQALGRIQATSPDVAVLDVRLPDGSGIDVCRDVRSRLPSVACLILTAYDDDTAVSAAVLAGAAGYVLKDIGASRLIESIRAVAAGRSLLDPETVRAARSRMQDAAGDDPRLGSLGLRERQILRLIADGMTNRQIGDRLGIAEKTVKNYVSSLLSKLGLERRTQAAVFQLAHPEPAPHDAAL from the coding sequence ATGATCCGGGTCTTCCTTGTCGACGATCACGAGATCGTCCGACGTGGCCTCGGGAACCTCATCGACGCCCAGGCCGACATGGAGGTCATCGGTGAAGCCGCGACGGCTCGCCAGGCGCTCGGCCGGATCCAGGCGACCAGTCCCGACGTCGCCGTTCTGGACGTGCGACTTCCCGACGGAAGCGGGATTGACGTATGCCGTGACGTGCGCTCGCGGCTGCCCTCGGTGGCCTGCCTGATCCTCACCGCCTACGACGATGACACGGCCGTCTCCGCCGCGGTGCTTGCGGGAGCGGCCGGATACGTCCTGAAGGACATCGGCGCATCACGCCTGATCGAGTCCATCAGGGCGGTCGCCGCGGGCCGCTCCCTCCTGGACCCAGAGACGGTGCGGGCCGCGAGATCCCGCATGCAGGATGCCGCGGGCGACGACCCTCGCCTCGGTTCGCTGGGTCTTCGGGAACGCCAGATCCTTCGGCTCATCGCCGACGGGATGACCAATCGCCAGATCGGTGATCGGCTCGGCATCGCGGAGAAGACCGTGAAGAACTACGTCTCATCGCTTCTCAGCAAGCTCGGCCTCGAGCGCCGAACCCAGGCTGCCGTGTTCCAGCTCGCTCACCCGGAGCCCGCTCCGCACGACGCGGCGCTCTAG